The sequence AAGATGGGAGCCGGGGAAGGCCTGGGGGCCAAACTGGCGCTGGGTTCCGCCCGGTTGTGTGAGGCCTATGGCCATCCGGAGCTGGCGATGGCGGTCAAGAAGCAGGAACTGCCGGCCTATGACCCGCGGGGTGTGCAGGGCCATGGTTTGCAGTATGCTACCTCCAACCGGGGTGGCTGCCATGTGCGGGGTTACATGATTTCCCCGGAAATTCTGGGCTTGCCGGAGAAACTGGACCGGTTCTCCCTGGAGGGGAAAGCGGAATGGGTGAAGGTATTCCAGGACCTGACGGCAGTAATCGACAGCCTGGGGCTGTGCCTGTTCACCTCCTTTGCCCTGGGGGCGCAGGATTATGCCGACCTGTATAATGCCGCCACCGGGGAAAACCTGACAGCAGAACAACTGCTGGCCTGCGGGGAACGGATCTGGAACAATGAGCGCCTGTTCAACCTGCAGGAGGGCTATACCGCTCAGGACGATACCCTGCCCCGGCGTTTACTGGAAGAGCCCATTCCGGACGGGCCGTCCAAGGGCAGTGTGCACCGGCTGGCAGAACTGTTGCCTGTCTATTACCAGGTGCGGGGCTGGGATGAAAACGGAGTGCCAACAGCGGCCAGGAGACAGGAACTGGGGTTATAAGAAGAAAAGGAGGGCTTCCTGGACCGGGAAGTCCTCCTTTGACAATAATTCGCAAAGGTGGGTGAAAAGAGGATGAGTGAGCAATGGCGGCGCTTTATAGCTGGTGAGAATACAGTGAGTGGAGTAGAACCGATCATCCTGCGTTCCTGGCAGAGGAGCAGAGAAAGAAGAGTAAACTACCGACTGGTAAAGGATACTGATATACTCCCGGCGCCGCTTTTGCGTGAGCGTTGTCAAGCTCAGGAGAGTTTAGTTCAAGCTGCAGAACAGGTACTTCCGTATATTTATCGTTTGCTGCAGGGTCAGAATTATATGGTCATTTTGTGTGATTTCGAAGGCTATATTTTAAAAGTAGTCGGAGATCCGCCTTTTCTGACCAGAGCACAACAAGTACAGTTATCACCGGGAGCCAACTGGCGAGAAGACGTAAGGGGTACAAATGCCATTGGTACGTCAATTTCCGAAGGTACGGCAGTAAAAGTATTAGGCTGGGAGCATTATGTTCAGGAGAACCATTTTTTATCCTGCTGGGCTGCTCCTGTACGTAATCCCCAGGGGAAAATCGTAGGGGTTCTGGATATATCCGGAGAAAGTGGACAGAGAAATAGTCGTTTTCTGGAAATAGCCTTGATTGGCGCTAAAATGATCGAACAAAACCTGCTTCTTGCTGAATTGCAAAAAGAAGCTGCTATAAGTCAGCGAGGATTGCAGCTGGCTGGAGCTATGCTGCGGCAAGGATTTATTGTAATAGACAACAAAGGGGTAATCAAGGAAATTAACCAGCAGGGTGCGCAGCTCCTGGGTAAAAGACGAGAGGAAATAATTGGTAACACGGTAGGAGATGTTTTTGATAATACCAAAAGTATCCTGTTCAGCCACAAGAGATTAGACCTGCAGTTTGAAGACAATGCTGGCAAGGAAATTGATTCCCGTCTGATACGAGTTACTTCCCCTGAAGGTCGTTTGCTCGGTAGCGTTGGGGTTTTAAACCTGACCAGGGCAAATGTCGATCCCATAGAGTCCAGCTGCTGGGTTGGGAACTGTGCCAAATCGAAACAGGTGCTGGATATAGCGGCTAGAGCGGCTGCGGTCAATGTTTCTGTATTGCTTCAGGGGGAAAGTGGTACAGGTAAAGAAGTGATAGCCCGATATATTCATCAGCTGAGTGACCGCCGGGAAGGACCGTTTGTAGCCTTAAATTGTGCAGCCTTGCCTCCTAATTTGATTGAAAGTGAGCTTTTCGGCTATGCTGAAGGCGCTTTTACCGGTGCCAAAAAAGGTGGACAACCGGGCAAATTTGAACTGGCTGATGGCGGAACGATTTTTCTTGATGAAATTGGGGATATGCCTGCCAATGTACAGGTGGCTCTGTTAAGATTGCTGCAGGAAAGGGAAGTTTGTCGCATCGGTGATCACAAGGTCAGGAAAATTAATGTGAGGGTAATTGCGGCAACCCATAAAGATTTAGAAAAACTGGTTAAAACTGGCTTGTTTCGCCTGGATCTGTATTATCGTTTAAAAGTGGTTACCATTAACCTGCCGCCACTACGGGAGCGAATAGAGGACATCTATGACCTGGTACCCTATTTTGTTTCTAAAGCTTGCCAGAATATGGGTAAACCTTTGCTGGAAGTGGACCGGGAAATATATCCTTATTTACTTGCTTACCATTGGCCCGGAAATGTGCGGGAATTGGAAAATATTATAACTGGCATGGTTGCTTTAGCCGGTGGACCTCAAATCACGGTAGCGGATTTGCCTCCCGAACTGCGGCAAAATCTATTTTGTAGCACAAAAGTCGAGGAAGGAGCGTTATTGGAAGAAAAAACCAGGCTGGCTATTATCGAGGCATTACAAAAAACCAAAGGGAAAATTGCTCCGGCTGCCAGGCTGCTGGGAATGGGCAGAACTACCCTGTATCGAAAACTGAAGGAATACAATTTGCTTAAATGAACAAAGTGTACCGGCACGAACTGTTTTATTGTGGAACAGTTCGTTTTTTTTCGGTTCAGCAAAGCCGTTAATTCAGGTTGATGGATTTTTCTGAAAATTGGCATGAATTTTGCAAAAGATGATTAATGCCAACACAACCAGTAAAAGATTATAGTAGGAAGGAGGAATGAAAGATGTCAGTTGTTCATCAGGTTTATGGTTATTTTATGCCTACGGTTAATTTAATGGGGGCCGGGGCTGCTCAGAAAGTGGGTGAACAGGCAAAGCTTCTGGGGGGTAAAAAAGTCTTACTGGTTACTGATGCTTATTTGAACCAGATAGGCATGGCCAAAGAGATCAGTGACATTATTGAAAAGGAAGGCATTAAAGTAGTAATTTATCCGGGGGCAAAACCGAATCCGACTGATAAAAATGTTCATGATGGGGTTGACCTCTTCAAAAAAGAAGGCTGTGACCTGATTGTTTCCCTGGGTGGAGGTTCAAGTCATGACTGTGCCAAAGGGATTGGTATTGTAGCTGCTAATGGCGGGAACATCCGTGACTATGAAGGTGTGGATAAATCCACCAAACCGATGATTCCCTTGAT is a genomic window of Carboxydocella sporoproducens DSM 16521 containing:
- a CDS encoding sigma-54-dependent Fis family transcriptional regulator; translated protein: MSEQWRRFIAGENTVSGVEPIILRSWQRSRERRVNYRLVKDTDILPAPLLRERCQAQESLVQAAEQVLPYIYRLLQGQNYMVILCDFEGYILKVVGDPPFLTRAQQVQLSPGANWREDVRGTNAIGTSISEGTAVKVLGWEHYVQENHFLSCWAAPVRNPQGKIVGVLDISGESGQRNSRFLEIALIGAKMIEQNLLLAELQKEAAISQRGLQLAGAMLRQGFIVIDNKGVIKEINQQGAQLLGKRREEIIGNTVGDVFDNTKSILFSHKRLDLQFEDNAGKEIDSRLIRVTSPEGRLLGSVGVLNLTRANVDPIESSCWVGNCAKSKQVLDIAARAAAVNVSVLLQGESGTGKEVIARYIHQLSDRREGPFVALNCAALPPNLIESELFGYAEGAFTGAKKGGQPGKFELADGGTIFLDEIGDMPANVQVALLRLLQEREVCRIGDHKVRKINVRVIAATHKDLEKLVKTGLFRLDLYYRLKVVTINLPPLRERIEDIYDLVPYFVSKACQNMGKPLLEVDREIYPYLLAYHWPGNVRELENIITGMVALAGGPQITVADLPPELRQNLFCSTKVEEGALLEEKTRLAIIEALQKTKGKIAPAARLLGMGRTTLYRKLKEYNLLK
- a CDS encoding aldehyde ferredoxin oxidoreductase C-terminal domain-containing protein; its protein translation is KMGAGEGLGAKLALGSARLCEAYGHPELAMAVKKQELPAYDPRGVQGHGLQYATSNRGGCHVRGYMISPEILGLPEKLDRFSLEGKAEWVKVFQDLTAVIDSLGLCLFTSFALGAQDYADLYNAATGENLTAEQLLACGERIWNNERLFNLQEGYTAQDDTLPRRLLEEPIPDGPSKGSVHRLAELLPVYYQVRGWDENGVPTAARRQELGL